Proteins encoded by one window of Phenylobacterium soli:
- a CDS encoding SDR family NAD(P)-dependent oxidoreductase, whose amino-acid sequence MAGFATYPSLKDRVVFITGGASGIGATFVTSFHEQGAKVAFVDLKQADGDALMSKLGGNAWFQTCDVTDADALQGAIAAAGKALGDVTVLINNVANDTRQVTAEMTPQAWRKDLAVNLDPVFIASHAVYPMMKRAGGGVIVNVSSINALLGPEKLAGYVAAKGGINSLSKTLAREWGVDGVRVNALSPGWVVTPRQLELWLTPEAEAEWMKQVALKTRILPEDIARLALFLASDDSRMITGQNIVIDGGRT is encoded by the coding sequence ATGGCCGGCTTTGCGACCTATCCCAGCCTGAAGGACAGGGTGGTGTTCATCACCGGCGGAGCCTCCGGCATCGGCGCCACCTTCGTGACGAGTTTCCACGAGCAGGGGGCGAAGGTCGCCTTCGTCGACCTCAAGCAGGCCGACGGCGACGCCCTGATGTCCAAGCTCGGCGGCAACGCCTGGTTCCAGACCTGCGACGTGACCGACGCGGACGCCCTGCAGGGGGCGATCGCGGCGGCCGGCAAGGCCCTGGGCGACGTCACGGTGCTGATCAACAACGTCGCCAACGACACCCGCCAGGTGACGGCGGAGATGACGCCGCAGGCCTGGCGCAAGGACCTGGCGGTGAACCTCGATCCCGTCTTCATCGCCAGCCACGCGGTCTATCCGATGATGAAGCGCGCCGGCGGCGGGGTGATCGTCAACGTCTCGTCGATCAACGCGCTTCTCGGGCCCGAAAAGCTCGCCGGCTATGTGGCGGCCAAGGGCGGCATCAATTCGCTCTCCAAGACCCTGGCGCGCGAGTGGGGCGTCGACGGCGTCCGGGTCAACGCGCTGTCGCCCGGCTGGGTGGTGACCCCGCGCCAGCTCGAACTCTGGCTGACGCCGGAGGCGGAAGCGGAATGGATGAAGCAGGTGGCCCTGAAGACGCGCATCCTCCCCGAGGACATCGCGCGCCTGGCCCTGTTCCTCGCCTCCGACGACAGCCGCATGATCACCGGCCAAAACATCGTGATCGACGGAGGGCGCACCTGA
- a CDS encoding IlvD/Edd family dehydratase, translating to MAKPPLRSQRSYGKIDRDGFIHRSWIKATGLPEHVFDGRPIIGIANTWSELVTCQVHLRELAGFVKRGIWEAGGVPIEFPAMSLPETQMRPTAMLFRNLLAMEVEESIRANPIDGVVLLGGCDKTTPGLLMGAASVDLPAIFVSSGPMLNGKFRGQDIGSGTDVWRFSEEVRAGDMSLADFMAAESGMSRSAGTCNTMGTASTMSAIVEGLGMSLPNNSALPAVDARRRVLAHLSGNRIVQMVKDDVKPSDILTREAFENAILVHAAIGGSTNAVVHLLALAGRVGVPLDLHDFDVIGREVPLLVNLMPSGQYLMEDFCYAGGVPAVLNELGDLLRREAVTAWGKTQGEIAAGGEVWNREVIGTREVPVGPSSGVWVLTGNLCPDGAILKPSAATPELLTHRGKAVVFEDIEDYHARIDDPDLPVDATSILVLKGCGPKGYPGMPEVGNMALPRKLLELGVRDMVRISDARMSGTAYGTVILHVAPESEAGGPLALVQTGDEIAFDGPGRRLDLLVDEAELARRRQAWEAARAAPKYDRGWYRLYIDTVMQADKGVDLDFLVGKSSADVTRESH from the coding sequence ATGGCCAAGCCACCGCTGCGCAGCCAGCGAAGCTACGGCAAGATCGACCGCGACGGCTTCATCCACCGGAGCTGGATCAAGGCCACGGGCCTCCCCGAGCACGTCTTCGACGGCCGCCCGATCATCGGCATCGCCAACACCTGGTCGGAGCTGGTCACCTGCCAGGTGCACCTGCGCGAACTCGCCGGCTTCGTGAAGCGCGGGATCTGGGAGGCCGGCGGGGTGCCCATCGAGTTCCCGGCCATGAGCCTGCCGGAGACCCAGATGCGGCCGACGGCCATGCTGTTCCGCAACCTGCTCGCCATGGAGGTGGAGGAATCGATCCGCGCCAACCCCATCGACGGGGTGGTGCTGCTGGGCGGCTGCGACAAGACCACGCCCGGCCTCTTGATGGGGGCGGCGAGCGTCGACCTGCCGGCCATCTTCGTGTCCTCGGGCCCGATGCTGAACGGCAAGTTCCGCGGCCAGGACATCGGCTCGGGCACGGACGTCTGGCGCTTCTCCGAGGAGGTCCGCGCCGGTGACATGAGCCTGGCGGACTTCATGGCCGCCGAGAGCGGCATGAGCCGCTCGGCCGGCACCTGCAACACCATGGGCACCGCCTCCACCATGTCGGCCATCGTCGAGGGGCTGGGCATGAGCCTGCCCAACAATTCGGCCCTGCCGGCGGTGGACGCGCGACGCCGGGTGCTGGCGCACCTCTCTGGCAACCGCATCGTTCAGATGGTGAAGGATGACGTGAAGCCCTCGGACATCCTGACCCGCGAGGCGTTCGAGAACGCGATCCTGGTTCACGCCGCCATCGGCGGCTCCACCAATGCGGTGGTGCACCTGCTGGCCCTGGCTGGCCGGGTCGGCGTGCCGCTCGACCTTCACGACTTCGACGTGATCGGGCGCGAGGTCCCGCTGCTGGTGAACCTGATGCCCTCCGGCCAGTACCTGATGGAGGACTTCTGCTACGCCGGCGGCGTGCCCGCCGTGCTCAACGAGCTCGGCGATCTGCTGCGGCGCGAGGCGGTGACCGCCTGGGGCAAGACCCAGGGCGAGATCGCCGCCGGCGGCGAGGTCTGGAACCGCGAGGTGATCGGCACGCGCGAGGTCCCGGTCGGGCCTTCGTCGGGCGTCTGGGTGCTGACCGGCAACCTCTGTCCGGACGGGGCGATCCTGAAGCCCAGCGCCGCAACGCCGGAGTTGCTCACCCACCGCGGCAAGGCCGTCGTCTTCGAGGACATCGAGGACTACCATGCCCGCATCGACGATCCCGACCTGCCGGTGGACGCGACCTCGATCCTGGTGCTGAAGGGCTGCGGACCGAAGGGCTATCCCGGCATGCCGGAGGTCGGGAACATGGCCCTGCCGCGCAAGCTCCTGGAGCTGGGCGTGCGCGACATGGTGCGGATCTCGGACGCGCGGATGAGCGGCACCGCCTACGGCACGGTGATCCTGCACGTGGCGCCGGAATCCGAGGCCGGCGGTCCCCTGGCGCTGGTGCAGACCGGCGACGAGATCGCCTTCGACGGCCCGGGCCGCCGTCTCGACCTGCTGGTCGACGAGGCCGAGCTCGCCCGACGGCGGCAGGCCTGGGAGGCGGCGCGCGCGGCCCCGAAGTACGACCGCGGCTGGTACCGGCTCTACATCGACACCGTCATGCAGGCGGACAAGGGCGTCGACCTCGACTTCCTGGTCGGCAAGTCCAGCGCCGACGTCACCCGGGAGTCCCACTGA
- a CDS encoding SMP-30/gluconolactonase/LRE family protein, with product MSKISCAVESADILGEGPCWSPREGRLYWFDIKGARLNWLAPADGRSGRYELPMRASAAAPTVSGALLLATERGLAFFDPRTGATELRQPMDLGPGFRSNDGVLLGDGCFWWSSMDDDGGKRPGRIFRTCPDGFTEPVIEGIHIANSLAMSPDGRRLYVADSVRRTIWACDTADLSRREVFARTELGGPDGSCVDAEGYLWNAEWGASRVVRYAPDGRIDRILETPVSQPSACMFGGEDLATLYITSAWEGLSNAERETQPLAGGLFAAEVGVRGLPLPLFA from the coding sequence ATGAGCAAGATCAGCTGCGCGGTGGAATCGGCCGATATCCTGGGCGAAGGCCCCTGCTGGAGCCCCCGGGAAGGGCGGCTCTACTGGTTCGACATCAAGGGCGCGCGCCTGAATTGGCTCGCTCCGGCGGACGGCCGATCGGGACGCTACGAGCTGCCGATGCGCGCAAGCGCCGCAGCCCCGACGGTCTCCGGCGCCCTGCTGCTGGCCACCGAGCGTGGACTCGCGTTCTTCGACCCGCGCACCGGCGCGACGGAGCTGCGTCAGCCGATGGACCTCGGCCCCGGGTTCCGCAGCAACGACGGCGTGCTGCTCGGTGACGGCTGCTTCTGGTGGTCGAGCATGGACGACGATGGCGGCAAGCGCCCGGGCCGGATCTTCCGCACCTGTCCCGACGGCTTCACCGAACCGGTGATCGAGGGGATCCACATCGCCAACAGCCTGGCCATGAGCCCGGACGGCCGCCGGCTCTACGTCGCGGATTCCGTCCGGCGAACGATCTGGGCCTGCGACACCGCCGATCTCTCCCGGCGCGAGGTCTTCGCTCGAACCGAGCTGGGCGGGCCGGACGGTTCCTGCGTCGACGCCGAGGGCTATCTGTGGAACGCCGAGTGGGGCGCCTCGCGCGTCGTCCGCTACGCGCCGGACGGGCGCATCGACCGCATCCTGGAGACCCCGGTCTCGCAGCCCAGCGCCTGCATGTTCGGCGGCGAGGACCTTGCCACCCTCTACATCACCAGCGCCTGGGAGGGCCTGTCGAACGCCGAGCGCGAGACGCAGCCGCTGGCCGGCGGGCTGTTCGCCGCGGAGGTCGGCGTCAGGGGACTGCCGCTGCCCCTCTTCGCCTGA
- a CDS encoding family 1 glycosylhydrolase has product MFATGIENSIPKINGGRERVDQMESCGHYRHWRKDFELVEDLGLRFLRYGPPLHTTLIGPDRYDWEFADVTFAELKRRDIIPIVDLCHFGVPDWLGNFQNPDFPEVFARYAAAFARRFPWVQLYTPVNEMFICAQFSAKFGWWNEEGTTDLTFVTALKHIVKANVLAMMEILKVRADAIFIQSESSEYFHAENPAAIKPAEIENAKRFLSLDLNYGHRVDSEMYEYLMDNGMTRDEYHFFLGNALHHHCILGNDYYWTNEHRVDAQGISRASGEIFGYSEITRQYYARYRLPVMHTETNIAEGPNGDEAVNWLWKEWANVLRVRNDGVPTVGFTWYSLTDQMDWDVALREKNNRIHPVGLYDLNREIRPVGRSYKQLIADWREVLPTQSVCLSVPIVPPSEHEEPAAQRQRAAARHLRAVEVGDDEQGQASSSRS; this is encoded by the coding sequence ATGTTCGCAACGGGGATCGAGAACTCCATCCCCAAGATCAACGGTGGCCGCGAGCGCGTGGACCAGATGGAGTCCTGCGGCCACTACCGGCACTGGCGGAAGGACTTCGAGCTCGTCGAGGATCTCGGCCTGCGCTTCCTGCGCTACGGCCCGCCGCTGCACACCACCCTGATCGGCCCCGACCGCTACGACTGGGAGTTCGCCGACGTCACCTTCGCCGAGCTGAAGCGGCGCGACATCATCCCGATCGTCGATCTCTGCCATTTCGGCGTGCCCGACTGGCTCGGCAACTTCCAGAATCCGGACTTCCCGGAGGTGTTCGCCCGCTATGCGGCCGCCTTCGCCCGGCGCTTCCCGTGGGTGCAGCTCTACACCCCGGTCAACGAGATGTTCATCTGCGCCCAGTTCTCCGCCAAGTTCGGCTGGTGGAACGAGGAAGGCACCACCGACCTGACCTTCGTCACGGCCCTCAAGCACATCGTGAAGGCCAATGTGCTGGCGATGATGGAGATCCTGAAGGTCCGGGCCGACGCGATCTTCATCCAGTCGGAAAGCTCGGAATATTTCCATGCGGAGAACCCGGCCGCCATCAAGCCGGCGGAGATCGAGAACGCCAAGCGCTTCCTGTCGCTGGACCTGAACTACGGCCACCGGGTGGACTCGGAGATGTACGAGTACCTGATGGACAACGGCATGACCCGGGACGAGTACCACTTCTTCCTGGGCAACGCGCTGCACCACCACTGCATCCTGGGCAACGACTACTACTGGACCAACGAGCACCGGGTCGACGCGCAGGGCATCAGCCGCGCCTCCGGCGAGATCTTCGGCTATTCGGAGATCACCCGGCAGTACTACGCCCGCTACCGGCTGCCGGTGATGCACACCGAGACCAACATCGCCGAGGGCCCGAACGGCGACGAGGCGGTCAACTGGCTCTGGAAGGAATGGGCCAACGTGCTGCGCGTCCGCAACGACGGCGTGCCGACCGTGGGCTTCACCTGGTACTCGCTGACCGACCAGATGGACTGGGACGTGGCGCTTCGCGAGAAGAACAACCGCATCCACCCGGTCGGGCTCTACGATCTCAACCGCGAGATCCGCCCCGTGGGCCGCAGCTACAAGCAGCTGATCGCCGACTGGCGCGAGGTGCTGCCGACCCAGAGCGTCTGCCTCTCCGTCCCCATCGTGCCGCCCTCGGAGCATGAGGAGCCCGCCGCCCAGCGCCAACGCGCGGCGGCCCGCCACCTGCGCGCCGTCGAGGTGGGCGACGACGAGCAAGGCCAGGCGTCCTCGAGCCGCTCGTGA
- a CDS encoding aldose 1-epimerase: MTGGATIGGAPVVTLIAGDAPASGPAFLAAEVLPGRGFMLLQASLRLPDGRVVDAIHAPSTAEAARALDGGPEDFAGNAAFSFGGAILLPYANRIRGRALPERREIETQIAGERVRLPRNWGGKRPGAEQYAMHGLILDAAVPFDQPSRDRITGRLAAGDFGGRWPGQAEADFEWSLAGGALLLTVRTRNVGDRPLPLGVGWHPYFALPSGDRRQARLRVPARLRVEVNDYDEVLPTGRLTPVAGGPYDFARPAQLGDLYLDDCFTDLEAAAVEIQDPAAGLGLRIIAPSPHVGAFQIYAPLEQAFVVVEPQFNLADPFGAEWGGRDTGMVRLEPGGTATYEARVEPFALATAAGNP, translated from the coding sequence GTGACCGGCGGGGCGACGATCGGCGGCGCGCCCGTCGTCACCCTGATCGCCGGCGACGCGCCCGCCTCCGGCCCCGCCTTCCTGGCCGCCGAGGTGCTGCCCGGCCGCGGCTTCATGCTGCTGCAGGCGAGCCTGCGCCTGCCCGACGGCCGCGTCGTCGACGCCATCCACGCCCCGTCCACGGCCGAGGCGGCGCGCGCCCTCGACGGCGGTCCCGAGGATTTCGCCGGCAACGCCGCCTTCAGCTTCGGCGGGGCGATCCTGCTGCCCTACGCCAACCGCATCCGCGGCCGCGCCCTGCCCGAGCGGCGCGAGATCGAGACGCAGATCGCGGGCGAGCGCGTGCGCCTGCCGCGCAACTGGGGCGGCAAGCGGCCGGGCGCCGAGCAGTACGCCATGCATGGCCTCATCCTCGACGCGGCCGTGCCCTTCGACCAGCCGTCGCGGGACCGGATCACCGGGCGCCTCGCGGCCGGCGACTTTGGCGGACGCTGGCCCGGGCAGGCCGAGGCGGACTTCGAGTGGAGCCTCGCGGGCGGCGCCTTGCTGCTGACCGTGCGGACCCGGAATGTCGGAGACCGGCCGCTGCCGCTCGGCGTGGGCTGGCACCCCTACTTCGCCCTGCCCTCCGGCGACCGGCGGCAGGCGCGCCTGCGCGTGCCCGCGCGGTTGCGGGTCGAGGTCAACGACTATGACGAGGTGCTGCCGACCGGCCGCCTCACGCCGGTGGCGGGCGGCCCCTACGACTTCGCAAGGCCGGCCCAGTTGGGCGATCTCTATCTCGACGACTGCTTCACCGACCTCGAAGCCGCGGCCGTGGAGATCCAGGATCCGGCCGCCGGCCTCGGCCTGAGGATCATCGCCCCCTCGCCGCACGTGGGCGCCTTCCAGATCTATGCGCCGCTGGAGCAGGCCTTCGTCGTCGTGGAGCCGCAGTTCAACCTCGCCGATCCGTTCGGCGCCGAATGGGGCGGGCGCGACACCGGCATGGTGCGCCTGGAGCCCGGCGGCACGGCGACCTACGAGGCCAGGGTCGAGCCCTTCGCCCTGGCGACCGCCGCGGGGAACCCCTGA